The following are encoded in a window of Maylandia zebra isolate NMK-2024a linkage group LG5, Mzebra_GT3a, whole genome shotgun sequence genomic DNA:
- the mettl1 gene encoding tRNA (guanine-N(7)-)-methyltransferase, which translates to MASSMPQKRYYRQRAHSNPMAHHTFDYPVCPDKMDWSKLYPDLFTGSLSETEPPRVEFADIGCGYGGLLVELSPLFPDKLILGMEIRVKVSDYVQDRIQSLRASNPASYQNIACIRSNAMKYLPNFFCKGQLTKMFFLFPDPHFKKTKHKWRIISPTLLAEYAYTLRVGGLVYTITDVEEVHLWMVKHFSEHPLFTRVVDEELADDVIISRLGTCTEEGKKVQRNGGKNFLAVFRRIEDPHEIS; encoded by the exons ATGGCTTCGTCCATGCCGCAGAAGCGTTACTACAGACAGCGAGCCCATTCAAACCCGATGGCGCACCACACCTTTGATTA CCCTGTGTGTCCTGATAAAATGGACTGGTCCAAGCTGTATCCAGACTTATTCACTGGCAGCCTGAGTGAGACAGAGCCCCCTCGAGTCGAGTTTGCTGACATTGGATGTGGATATGGGGGGCTTTTAG TGGAGTTATCTCCACTCTTCCCAGATAAGCTCATCCTGGGTATGGAGATCCGGGTGAAAGTGTCAGATTATGTTCAGGATCGTATCCAGTCGCTGCGTGCCTCAAATCCAGCGAGCTACCAGAACATCGCCTGCATTCGTAGCAATGCCATGAAGTACCTCCCCAACTTCTTTTGTAAAGGACAG CTCACTAAGATGTTCTTCCTCTTCCCTGACCCTCACTTTAAGAAGACCAAGCACAAATGGAGGATCATTAGTCCCACTCTGTTGGCAGAATACGCCTACACGCTCAGAGTAGGG GGTTTGGTATATACCATCACAGATGTGGAGGAAGTCCACCTCTGGATGGTGAAGCACTTCAGTGAACATCCACTGTTCACGCGGGTCGTCGATGAAGAACTG gctgatgatgtcatcataAGTCGTCTGGGTACCTGCACAGAGGAAGGAAAGAAAGTGCAGAGAAATGGAGGAAAGAATTTTCTTGCAGTTTTCCGGAGGATTGAGGATCCACATGAGATTTCCTGA